The sequence AACCTTTTTCCAACCACAAGCAAAGAGAACTTAAGCAAAAGTGACAAAGTGCCTACCGCTGAAAAACTTCGCGCGTCTAAACCTCGTATTCTCGAATGGTGGCAATTGGCGTGGAGTGATTCGGCTCATTTTGAACAGCAGTTCTTTTCTGAAGCAGCACTTTCTTTACCCAATATTCCACCACAGTGTCGAGATTTCGAAGAGGTGTTTGACGCAATGGGTCTGCAGGTACGTGGTGTGAAAAGTCGACTGTTAATCAATGAGTGGCATTGAGCGCCAGGTTTACCCGCAAATTTAATCCTTTAAACAACGGTAGAGTAAACAATGAAATACATCGGAATTGATGGCTGTAAGGCGGGATGGATCGCTTGGATTGTCTCTGATAATCAGGCCCCTGTGTTTAAAGTGGTAAAGGCGCTTGATGAGCTAGCGAGTGATCTTGTCGGTTCTACGGCACTTATTGATATGCCGATTGGTTTCAGTGACGCGCAAACTCCAGATCGTTTATGCGACAAAGCAGCAAGGCGTTTTCTAACCAGCAAACGCGGTTCTTCGGTGTTTCCTGTGCCGTGTCGCGAGGCGGTTTACCAAACCGATTACATTGCGGCGTGTAATGCCAATGTGCAGCGGCTTGGTAAGAAGTTCTCTAAGCAAACTTGGGGGATTGTTCCTAAAATCCGAGAGCTAGATAAACTCATCGACGATCACCCGAACTTATCGATCAGAGAGTCCCACCCTGAGGTGGTGTTCGCGGCCTTGAAAGGGGAACCGCTTACGTTTTCTAAGCGAACTCAAGAGGGCAAAGAGGAAAGGCTTTCGATTATTCAGCAACTCGCCCCGCAATGGGGTGAGGTTGTGGCGTTAGCTATCTCAAACACCAAGCGTAAAGATGTCGCGATAGATGATATTTATGACGCATTCATATTGATGTTGATTGCGTATCACGCTCCAATATTGTCGTGCTTGCCTGAACTTACTGAGATTGGCGGAAAAGCTGATAAGGATCAGAATGGTCGAATTCGCGAAATCGTTTATTGGAAGAAAATGCATTAGCAAAGTATGCGCTCTGTTAGGTTGAGTGTGTTACTTTCCATCTCTTGTTTTTTTACTCTTACTGTTTTTGAGCCTTGATATGAAACGTTTAATTGTTGGTTTGCTGGCAACCTTGATCAGTGCGGCGAGTTACGGCCAAGTTGCGCCTGTTTCTCAGTGGCAATGCGACATGATGAAAAAGAACAAGGTATTGAATAGTGGAGCGCCTGTTGGCTGTGACCGACTATCCAAAGTGGACTTTGATTTCGTTAACTTTAAGGGCGAAACGCAACAGGGGAGCATGATCGTGCTTGATGTTATCGCCCCTTCTGTTGAACAAATCTTTTTAGAACTCAAACAGCGTAACTTCCCACTGCATTCTGCGCGCCTAATGCGAGAGTTCAACGGTGATGATAACGCCTCGATGGAAGCGAACAACAGCAGTGCGTTTAATGCTCGGCCTATCACAGGCGGAGGAGGTTGGTCGAAGCATGCTTACGGTGTGGCAATCGACATCAATCCAGTTCAAAACCCTTTCTTAGCGTTCGATAGCAACGGGACCATTACGGTCAAGCCACCACAATCGGCAACCAGCTATGTAAACAGAACTCGCTTTCGTGCTCGCAATGACATTGAGCGCCGAGGCATGGCGGAAGATGTGGTCGAGCTTTTTGCACATCATGGTTTCATGATCTGGGGAGGAGACTGGAATACCCCAATCGATACTCAGCATTTCGAGGTCGGTTCGAGAAAGTTCGTTAATCAACTGCTCTCTAAACCACAACCTGAAGCCAAAGTACTATTTGAGCGATACGTCGAATCTTACCGCCAATGTTTTAATAAAAATAAAGGTGAGGGTGCAGAAAAAGCTCGTGCTGTCTGTGCAAAGAAAACGGTCGGGACTTTTTAGTGCTATGTTTATCTAGAACCGTTTGTGTTTTAGCAAGTTAAACTCGCTTCAGGTGTGTTTTGAATAGCTAAGGTCAGCGCTCGTCGTTGGTCTTTTTTGTATTCATTTCTTCAATAGAACGCCGAGTATTGAAAGGTTATTGGGTATCCATTAGTCAATAATCGATAAGCGAATGCAGCGCAAAGTCATCGGTTTGTCATTGAAAAAGTCATAGCGTAAACGTTATGTGAGAACCATCGCTGGTGGGGAACTTCTTGCCTATTCGCCAGTATTATTAGTGAACTGATCACAACGGACCAACTAATGAAAAAGATACCTTTGGCTCTAACTCTTTTAAGCACTCTACTTTTTTCACAATATTCTTTGGCTACAGATACTTCACACACCACGCAAAATCCGACTTATGAACTCGATGGTAAGGCGGTATTAGGCCGCACTGAGAATGTGTACCTATCGAGCGTTCAAGGGCTAAAAGACGTTCCTTTCATTGGCAAAATCGACACCGGTGCAGAAACCACCTCTATGCATGCGGAAGACATTCATGTGAAGAGCACGAATGCCAATTATAAGAATCTTAAAGACAAAGAGTTGATGGCGGCGTTAACCGAAGATGTGTTGAACAATAGCGATGTTGATTACGATGATTGGGAAGGCAGCACCTTTGCAAAATATGAAGCGGTGGTCTCTTTCAAGGTTCAAAACCCACGTACGGGTGAGATGGTATTGATTGAGGCGCCATTAGAGCGTGTCAGCATGATTCGCAGCCGTACCAGCAGCACGCCTTTGCTTCGCCCGACGATTAAAATGTCTCTGACCATTGCAGACCAAGAGCTAAAAACCGACGTTAACCTGACAGACAGAAGCCACTTCTCTGCGCCTGTATTGATCGGCAAAACCTTCCTTGCAGATAACGCGTTAGTGTTTGCTGGCTACGACTATTTGCAAGAGCAAGAGAACGCAACAGTGGTTGGCCGTAAAGAGGTAGTGTCTATCTCGGGTATGGCGATGAACGCGACTTTCTCTTTAAAGAACCGCTACAGTATTTTGCATGCAAAAAATATCGACGTAGACAAAAAGAACAACGAAGTGACGTTTGATATGTTCGATAACGATGGCAAGCAGAAAGAGATGACATTGCCATTGGTGCGCATGTTAAGCGTAAGTGGAAACAAGAGACCATTAGTGTATGTACCTGTTCAACTTGATGAGAATACGACTAAAGATGTTCTCGTGTACTTACGTGACCGTTCAAGCAGTAGCTCACAGCTTAGGTTGGGAACCAACACCGCCAGCGAACTCTTCATGATTGATACCAATGCTGAGAATATTCTTTCAGAAGGCTCAGAGAGCTTTAGTGATGTGGCTGAGGCCAGTGAACCGTTGATCATTTCGCCGGAAGAAGATATTACCATCGACAACTTCCCACTTAAGGCTGTGGCTTCTTTCACGGTAAATACACCTCTGTTGAAGGTCGATAGTTTTGAGATTATTGGC is a genomic window of Vibrio sp. ED004 containing:
- a CDS encoding M15 family metallopeptidase; the encoded protein is MKRLIVGLLATLISAASYGQVAPVSQWQCDMMKKNKVLNSGAPVGCDRLSKVDFDFVNFKGETQQGSMIVLDVIAPSVEQIFLELKQRNFPLHSARLMREFNGDDNASMEANNSSAFNARPITGGGGWSKHAYGVAIDINPVQNPFLAFDSNGTITVKPPQSATSYVNRTRFRARNDIERRGMAEDVVELFAHHGFMIWGGDWNTPIDTQHFEVGSRKFVNQLLSKPQPEAKVLFERYVESYRQCFNKNKGEGAEKARAVCAKKTVGTF
- a CDS encoding RimK/LysX family protein, which codes for MKKIPLALTLLSTLLFSQYSLATDTSHTTQNPTYELDGKAVLGRTENVYLSSVQGLKDVPFIGKIDTGAETTSMHAEDIHVKSTNANYKNLKDKELMAALTEDVLNNSDVDYDDWEGSTFAKYEAVVSFKVQNPRTGEMVLIEAPLERVSMIRSRTSSTPLLRPTIKMSLTIADQELKTDVNLTDRSHFSAPVLIGKTFLADNALVFAGYDYLQEQENATVVGRKEVVSISGMAMNATFSLKNRYSILHAKNIDVDKKNNEVTFDMFDNDGKQKEMTLPLVRMLSVSGNKRPLVYVPVQLDENTTKDVLVYLRDRSSSSSQLRLGTNTASELFMIDTNAENILSEGSESFSDVAEASEPLIISPEEDITIDNFPLKAVASFTVNTPLLKVDSFEIIGKGKDESVEFYLTDVNGEKQKVTKPIIKKLKVGEDTRPVVSGEFSVSGKVRQQDFAIDVLDSNEKEAYFILGKKMAKEGVYVNTRSDYLLKAEPLFKVGHIEVVEVNGMTFPAKLDTGADVSSMNAVNIKRFKKDGQDMVTFTYQNNQGDKQEFTKPVIDVMRIKAKKGEKVNIRPVVEMNVKLGDLEKKVRVNLQDRSRFEYSMILGKNFLKHGAVVSSDEDYVLGKME
- a CDS encoding DUF429 domain-containing protein → MKYIGIDGCKAGWIAWIVSDNQAPVFKVVKALDELASDLVGSTALIDMPIGFSDAQTPDRLCDKAARRFLTSKRGSSVFPVPCREAVYQTDYIAACNANVQRLGKKFSKQTWGIVPKIRELDKLIDDHPNLSIRESHPEVVFAALKGEPLTFSKRTQEGKEERLSIIQQLAPQWGEVVALAISNTKRKDVAIDDIYDAFILMLIAYHAPILSCLPELTEIGGKADKDQNGRIREIVYWKKMH